In Sphingobium amiense, a genomic segment contains:
- a CDS encoding TonB-dependent siderophore receptor, which produces MSLALALGTTFLTHAGYAQAQADKDENANSWGAGTIVVTGRRDGYTSHEGGSATRTNTPLINVPQSVQVLNSSLIRDQDRRSLADALVNVSGVVPTKPEESALAQPLIRGFAAEIFQDGLPAYTINAMADPTSLIGVERVEVVKGPTSTVYGGGAGAPLGGLINVVSVRPQDKFAGYVAIRGGSWSTYNPYADINVPLSDNIAARVTAEYQHNESWIDKAKGYRWSIQPSLSFKLGDQTQLLLQGRYDRRSQLEYSGLPAAQAQSGQIDRYAFPGAPVGQPRSTIVNKLVSGEFRHEFSDDVRLTVTGRYFYNNYDEYGSFVSPDYGQPDPVGQPTTYYIFPIFLPNRVKEATADANLLVNKEMLGGQHELLVGANYDHTRNTIAMYFNFSPLGTFVPIGEIDLANPVYNNAFGPTPAFLQGQTDKFETTAAYVQDQATYGPLHLSGSLRYTHLKWRRVGAIDATYNHFNPRVGATFDIKPGVALFAGYATGFRGAFSFFGADKPKPETSTSLEGGLKLALPKAGLWGTIAAYKLTRQNVAVPDPEQGFLAAVQVGEQRSRGFEADITWEPIRALSILANYAYTDAEVTKDVPPSPPLTVSPLVGNRLARVPKHSGRIAAHYRVLNGPLHGLSFGAGVTAFSSRETWLPTVAAGGGTVPGYAVIDAQASYDFGRYTITVSGMNLGGKRGFDTYEYLSPVVAPIQPRSGYVMLKARF; this is translated from the coding sequence TTGAGCCTCGCTCTGGCGCTCGGAACGACCTTCCTCACCCATGCGGGTTACGCTCAGGCGCAGGCCGACAAGGACGAGAACGCCAATAGCTGGGGTGCGGGGACAATCGTGGTCACTGGACGGCGCGATGGCTACACATCGCATGAGGGCGGATCGGCGACCCGCACCAACACGCCATTGATCAACGTTCCCCAGTCGGTTCAGGTTCTGAACAGTTCGCTGATCCGCGATCAGGACCGCCGCTCTCTGGCCGATGCGCTCGTGAACGTGTCCGGCGTCGTTCCCACCAAGCCGGAGGAATCCGCACTGGCCCAGCCGCTTATCCGGGGGTTCGCGGCGGAAATTTTCCAGGATGGCCTGCCTGCATACACCATCAATGCGATGGCGGACCCCACGAGCCTTATCGGCGTGGAGCGGGTTGAGGTTGTCAAAGGGCCGACCTCCACGGTTTATGGCGGCGGGGCGGGCGCGCCTTTGGGCGGCCTTATCAACGTCGTATCGGTGCGACCGCAGGATAAATTCGCGGGTTATGTCGCTATCCGTGGCGGAAGCTGGTCAACCTATAACCCCTATGCCGACATCAATGTGCCGCTGAGCGACAATATCGCGGCGCGTGTTACCGCGGAATATCAGCATAACGAAAGCTGGATAGACAAGGCGAAGGGCTATCGCTGGTCGATCCAGCCGAGCCTGTCATTCAAGCTGGGGGACCAGACCCAGTTGCTGTTGCAGGGACGATATGATCGCCGCTCCCAGCTCGAATATTCGGGTCTGCCGGCGGCGCAGGCGCAGAGCGGACAGATTGATCGCTATGCCTTTCCGGGCGCGCCCGTCGGCCAGCCGCGCAGCACGATCGTCAACAAACTGGTCTCGGGCGAATTCCGGCACGAGTTCAGCGACGATGTGCGATTGACGGTCACGGGCCGCTATTTTTATAACAATTACGACGAGTATGGCAGCTTCGTGTCGCCCGATTATGGTCAGCCCGATCCTGTCGGTCAGCCGACTACCTATTATATCTTCCCCATATTCCTGCCGAACCGGGTCAAGGAAGCCACGGCCGACGCCAACCTGCTGGTCAACAAGGAAATGTTGGGTGGTCAGCATGAACTGCTCGTGGGCGCGAACTACGATCACACGCGCAACACTATCGCCATGTATTTCAACTTCTCGCCTTTGGGCACCTTTGTGCCGATAGGGGAGATCGACCTCGCGAACCCCGTCTACAATAACGCTTTCGGGCCGACCCCAGCTTTCCTTCAGGGGCAGACGGACAAGTTCGAAACGACAGCAGCCTATGTGCAGGACCAGGCAACCTATGGTCCGCTGCATCTGTCGGGTTCGCTGCGATACACGCATCTGAAATGGCGGCGGGTGGGGGCGATTGATGCCACCTACAATCATTTCAATCCCCGCGTCGGCGCGACATTCGACATCAAGCCCGGCGTGGCGCTGTTCGCGGGCTACGCAACAGGGTTCCGTGGCGCGTTTTCATTCTTCGGCGCGGATAAGCCAAAGCCCGAAACATCGACCAGCCTGGAAGGCGGCCTGAAGCTGGCGCTTCCCAAGGCAGGGCTGTGGGGGACCATAGCAGCGTATAAGCTGACGCGTCAGAATGTCGCCGTGCCCGATCCTGAGCAGGGATTCCTCGCGGCGGTTCAGGTGGGTGAGCAGCGCTCGCGCGGGTTCGAAGCTGACATCACGTGGGAACCGATCCGCGCTCTGTCGATCCTTGCCAACTATGCCTACACCGACGCCGAAGTCACAAAGGATGTGCCTCCGTCGCCGCCGTTGACGGTATCGCCGCTCGTAGGGAACAGGCTGGCGCGGGTGCCCAAGCATAGCGGGCGTATCGCAGCGCATTACCGTGTGTTGAACGGGCCGCTGCACGGTCTGTCCTTCGGCGCCGGCGTAACCGCGTTCAGCAGCCGCGAGACATGGCTGCCGACAGTCGCGGCTGGCGGCGGAACGGTGCCGGGCTATGCCGTCATTGATGCTCAGGCATCCTATGATTTCGGTCGGTATACCATCACGGTGTCCGGCATGAATCTGGGCGGAAAGCGCGGCTTCGATACATATGAATATCTCTCTCCGGTCGTAGCGCCCATCCAGCCCCGTTCGGGCTATGTCATGCTCAAGGCGCGCTTCTGA
- a CDS encoding DJ-1/PfpI family protein — protein sequence MINIDRRTATLLALLAPVLAGGAARAAPISAGGQGKPETKMDIIPPDWKGSEKIGIVIYDHMTALDVIGPHYFLSKLLGADIQFVSHNLDPVQCGNGLAILPTATFETCPRDLDILLVGGGSSGTLAAMRDDRLIAFLADRGSRAKWVTSVCTGSLLLGHAGLLRGYRATSHWIGRPLLKEFGATEVDERVVFDRNRVTGAGVSAGLDFALALVMRLRPLAAAQAAQLFAEYAPNPPLHSGTPDEAPAEVLGIAREMLSDFVSGVQETARQGRK from the coding sequence ATGATTAACATCGATCGCCGCACCGCAACGCTGCTTGCCCTTCTCGCACCGGTTCTGGCCGGAGGGGCGGCAAGAGCAGCACCGATTTCAGCAGGCGGACAAGGCAAGCCGGAGACGAAAATGGACATCATCCCGCCCGACTGGAAAGGCTCGGAGAAAATCGGCATCGTCATATATGATCATATGACGGCGCTCGATGTTATCGGGCCGCATTATTTCCTCTCCAAGCTTCTTGGAGCGGACATCCAGTTCGTCTCGCACAATCTTGATCCGGTGCAATGCGGAAACGGGCTGGCGATCCTGCCGACCGCCACGTTTGAAACCTGTCCCAGGGATCTGGACATATTGCTCGTCGGCGGCGGCAGCAGCGGCACGCTGGCGGCGATGCGGGACGACAGGCTGATTGCCTTTCTGGCAGACCGTGGCTCCCGCGCGAAATGGGTGACGAGCGTGTGCACGGGGTCGCTCCTGCTGGGGCACGCGGGGCTGCTGCGCGGCTATCGGGCGACATCGCATTGGATCGGGCGGCCTCTGCTCAAGGAGTTCGGCGCGACAGAAGTGGATGAGCGCGTCGTTTTCGATCGCAATCGGGTGACGGGTGCGGGCGTGTCGGCGGGCCTCGATTTCGCTCTGGCGCTGGTCATGCGGCTCCGTCCGCTGGCCGCCGCGCAGGCAGCGCAGCTTTTTGCCGAATATGCGCCAAACCCGCCGTTGCACAGCGGGACGCCCGATGAGGCGCCCGCCGAGGTGCTCGGGATTGCACGCGAAATGCTGTCCGATTTCGTCAGCGGCGTGCAGGAGACAGCTCGACAAGGGCGGAAATGA
- a CDS encoding copper resistance system multicopper oxidase produces MNDTTLGRRSLLRAGALGLAGLGFDMKFPAWATTGSAGLRADMPTLAGEDIRLRVAHDRFSVGGRTGHAITINGVLPAPLIRLREGQTVRLHVENTLDEDTSIHWHGLIVPFQMDGVPGISFPGIRPGTTFTYEFPIRQSGTYWYHSHSGLQEQVGHYGPLVIDPAGAEPAAYDREHVIVLSDWTFLHPHQVITKLKQKDAYFNRQKQTATTGEMSVAERISWSKMRMDPADISDVNGSTYSFLINGHGPNENWTGLFRPGERVRLRFINASAMTIFNVRIPGLPMTVVLADGQPVRPVETDEFQISVAETYDVIVEPTSDQAYSLIAEAIDRSGMGRATLAPRVGMTAAIPPLRKRPTLSMRDMGMGGMDMSGMDMGGTGAPAMGGAACPPEHAAMGHCKPGQPAAPMHHGMREKSLMPPTVKVGVGVDMVSAMPVDRTGDRPLGLEKEPHRVLTYHDLAPLVPFHDKRPPTRTIDIHLTGNMGRFMWSFDGRKMNEGAEPIRLERDERVRVNLINDTMMNHPIHIHGHFFELVTGQDHGHPIKHTVNVMPGGIASFDLTADAPGDWPLHCHLLYHMHAGMMNVVKVRPMDDGEAA; encoded by the coding sequence ATGAACGACACGACTTTGGGGCGACGCAGCCTGCTGCGCGCCGGAGCCTTGGGCCTCGCCGGCCTGGGGTTCGATATGAAATTTCCCGCCTGGGCCACGACCGGGTCGGCGGGCCTGCGCGCCGACATGCCAACGCTTGCGGGCGAGGATATAAGGCTGCGCGTTGCCCATGACCGGTTCAGCGTGGGCGGCCGCACGGGGCACGCGATCACGATCAACGGCGTGCTGCCCGCACCGCTCATTCGTCTGCGCGAAGGGCAGACCGTGCGGCTTCATGTCGAGAACACCCTGGACGAGGATACGTCAATCCACTGGCACGGACTGATCGTGCCATTCCAGATGGACGGCGTGCCCGGAATCAGCTTTCCCGGCATCAGGCCGGGCACGACATTCACCTATGAATTCCCCATCAGACAGTCAGGCACCTACTGGTATCATTCCCATTCGGGCCTGCAGGAACAGGTGGGGCATTACGGTCCCCTCGTCATCGACCCCGCGGGCGCGGAGCCGGCGGCCTATGACCGCGAGCATGTGATCGTCCTGTCGGACTGGACCTTTCTGCATCCCCACCAGGTGATAACGAAGCTCAAGCAGAAGGACGCTTATTTCAATCGCCAGAAGCAGACGGCGACGACCGGCGAAATGAGCGTGGCCGAACGCATTAGCTGGAGCAAGATGCGGATGGACCCGGCCGATATTTCGGACGTCAACGGTTCCACCTACAGCTTCCTCATCAACGGTCATGGGCCGAATGAGAACTGGACGGGCCTGTTCCGGCCGGGAGAGCGGGTGCGGCTACGCTTCATCAATGCGTCGGCGATGACGATCTTCAATGTGCGCATTCCCGGCCTGCCGATGACGGTCGTTCTGGCGGACGGCCAGCCCGTGCGTCCGGTCGAGACGGACGAATTCCAGATTTCGGTCGCCGAGACCTACGACGTCATCGTCGAACCGACATCGGATCAAGCCTACAGCCTGATTGCCGAAGCGATCGACCGTTCGGGCATGGGGCGGGCGACGCTCGCGCCGCGGGTCGGAATGACCGCCGCGATCCCGCCCTTGCGTAAGCGTCCCACCCTGTCGATGCGCGATATGGGCATGGGGGGCATGGATATGTCCGGAATGGACATGGGCGGGACCGGCGCACCCGCCATGGGCGGCGCGGCCTGTCCGCCCGAACACGCCGCGATGGGGCATTGCAAGCCGGGCCAGCCGGCGGCGCCCATGCACCATGGCATGCGCGAAAAATCACTGATGCCGCCCACTGTCAAAGTTGGCGTCGGCGTCGATATGGTTTCCGCGATGCCGGTCGACCGGACCGGCGACCGTCCCCTCGGGCTGGAAAAAGAGCCGCACCGGGTGCTGACCTATCATGATCTGGCGCCGCTCGTGCCTTTTCATGACAAGCGACCGCCCACCCGAACCATCGACATCCACCTGACCGGGAATATGGGCCGTTTCATGTGGTCTTTCGACGGTCGGAAGATGAACGAGGGCGCCGAGCCTATCCGCCTTGAGCGCGACGAGCGCGTCAGGGTGAACCTCATCAACGATACCATGATGAATCATCCGATTCATATCCATGGCCACTTCTTCGAACTGGTCACCGGACAGGATCATGGCCATCCGATCAAGCACACGGTCAATGTGATGCCGGGCGGCATCGCCAGCTTCGATCTCACCGCCGATGCACCCGGAGACTGGCCGCTCCACTGCCACCTGCTCTACCATATGCATGCAGGCATGATGAATGTCGTGAAGGTGCGGCCGATGGATGACGGGGAGGCGGCGTGA
- a CDS encoding tannase/feruloyl esterase family alpha/beta hydrolase, which translates to MRSFIWKMGQFFAFAMICLASLALNPGDARAAHDMSVQKATTPLGIKCEGLKDTDLSQVPDAPTHILSAKLIDASSNKPQYCEVAGNIAPQVGILMWLPAEHWNGKFLEIGCGGFCGTTAFIVLCEDPLRKGYACITTDMGHKGQEGEGAEWAYNNPQAVIDFAYRSTHVTALAGKAIVNAYYGRKPDRSYFHGCSCGGRQAMVEAERFPWDFDGIIAGAPGISYPDIVLNFAFRSQYLYSASGKALFDAKGIEFLSNAVIAKCDMNDGVKDGLIGDARQCKFNPRDYVCKSNATTGCLTSEQAEAAVAFYSERKSASGDRVGDRAHLPGSEVSLLGMADNPLMKKTFFEEFFKYMAFVPNPGPTWKFADFDVNSDYKRMGLIQSLMQADNPDLRAFKAAGGKMIFYHGWSDGGPSPLTTIDYYQTVEKTMGGRANTQDFLRLFMVPGADHCFGGVGAWSVDYLEHLDKWVDQGKAPDVMIGAFFSDNPMDPMFSQPLDMTKAKFTRPVYPFPLRAQYKGSGDPNSASSFKAVDSEK; encoded by the coding sequence ATGAGAAGTTTCATTTGGAAAATGGGGCAATTCTTCGCCTTTGCGATGATCTGCCTCGCTTCCCTCGCATTGAATCCCGGCGATGCCAGGGCAGCGCACGACATGTCCGTGCAGAAGGCAACGACGCCGCTGGGGATCAAATGCGAAGGGTTGAAAGATACGGACCTGTCGCAGGTTCCGGATGCTCCCACCCATATTCTGTCGGCAAAATTGATCGACGCGTCGTCGAACAAGCCGCAATATTGTGAAGTCGCGGGCAACATAGCGCCGCAGGTCGGCATCTTGATGTGGTTGCCGGCCGAACACTGGAACGGCAAGTTCCTGGAGATCGGGTGCGGCGGCTTTTGCGGCACGACGGCTTTCATCGTGCTGTGCGAAGACCCCCTCCGGAAGGGTTATGCGTGCATAACCACCGATATGGGGCACAAGGGTCAGGAAGGCGAGGGCGCCGAATGGGCCTATAACAATCCGCAGGCGGTTATCGACTTTGCTTATCGGTCCACGCATGTCACCGCGCTCGCCGGCAAGGCGATCGTGAACGCCTATTATGGCCGCAAGCCCGACAGATCCTATTTTCACGGCTGTTCGTGCGGCGGGCGTCAGGCCATGGTTGAGGCCGAGCGCTTTCCGTGGGATTTCGACGGGATCATCGCTGGCGCTCCCGGCATCAGCTATCCCGACATCGTGCTGAACTTCGCCTTCAGGTCGCAGTATCTCTATAGCGCCAGCGGCAAGGCGCTGTTCGACGCGAAAGGCATCGAGTTCCTCAGCAACGCCGTGATTGCCAAATGCGACATGAACGATGGCGTCAAGGATGGCCTCATCGGCGACGCGCGGCAGTGCAAGTTCAATCCGCGCGACTATGTGTGCAAGTCCAACGCGACGACCGGCTGCCTCACGTCCGAGCAGGCCGAAGCGGCGGTGGCGTTCTATTCCGAGCGTAAATCCGCATCCGGAGATCGCGTCGGCGACCGCGCCCACCTGCCGGGATCGGAAGTAAGTCTGCTGGGCATGGCCGACAACCCCTTGATGAAGAAGACCTTCTTCGAGGAATTCTTCAAGTATATGGCCTTCGTCCCCAATCCCGGCCCGACCTGGAAGTTCGCGGATTTCGACGTCAACTCCGATTACAAGCGGATGGGTCTGATCCAGTCCCTGATGCAGGCCGATAATCCCGACCTGCGCGCGTTCAAGGCGGCGGGCGGAAAGATGATCTTCTATCACGGATGGTCCGACGGCGGGCCGTCGCCCCTCACCACGATCGACTATTACCAGACTGTCGAGAAAACGATGGGCGGGCGTGCCAATACGCAGGATTTCCTCCGGCTCTTCATGGTGCCGGGCGCGGACCACTGCTTCGGCGGCGTCGGTGCATGGTCGGTGGATTATCTCGAGCATCTCGACAAGTGGGTCGATCAGGGGAAGGCTCCCGACGTGATGATCGGCGCTTTCTTCTCCGACAATCCGATGGACCCGATGTTCTCACAGCCGTTGGATATGACCAAGGCGAAGTTCACGCGCCCGGTTTATCCCTTCCCCCTGCGGGCGCAGTATAAGGGGTCGGGCGATCCGAACAGTGCGTCGAGCTTCAAGGCCGTCGACTCCGAGAAATGA
- a CDS encoding N-acyl-D-amino-acid deacylase family protein, protein MHQMIIRNASIIDGSGKDRYRADILIVGDRIGAIGNLADRSEYAGIEQRDAEGLVLCPGFIDAHSHDDNALLRDPGMAPKVTQGVTTVVTGNCGISLAPLVSKSPPSPLDLIAADDPLAFRYETFADYMTALEEKPAAVNTAPMVGHSTLRIAAMTDIDRPATAGEIAEMRRLLREAIEAGAVGFSTGLFYPSSRAAPAEEVVAVLQALEGSQAVYTTHMRDEADEIDASLEESFETARQANVPLIISHHKCMGKRNFGRTTETLKRIERAAQEQDVSFDVYPYEAGSTVLLQDLADKSYRVRLTRSKPHPEMVGRELADVAAEWGVTEHEAMQRLSPGGAVYYMMDQADVDRVLKHDLAMIGSDGMPHDHFPHPRLWGTFPRVLGHYARDRGLFSLEMAIHRMTGLTARKFHLEGRGTISEGAFADLVLLDPEKIIDRATFDDPTAPADGIQAVFVNGEAVLDKGALTAARPGRVLRHAEVRESAVL, encoded by the coding sequence ATGCACCAGATGATCATTCGCAACGCCTCCATCATCGACGGTTCCGGCAAGGATCGCTATCGCGCCGATATCCTTATCGTCGGCGACCGCATTGGCGCGATCGGCAATCTGGCGGACCGAAGCGAATATGCGGGGATCGAGCAGCGCGACGCCGAAGGTCTCGTTCTGTGCCCAGGGTTTATCGACGCGCATTCCCATGATGACAATGCGCTTCTCCGCGATCCGGGCATGGCTCCGAAAGTCACGCAGGGCGTGACCACCGTCGTGACCGGAAATTGCGGCATCAGTCTGGCGCCGCTGGTATCGAAAAGTCCGCCGTCCCCGCTCGATCTGATCGCCGCCGACGATCCTCTCGCGTTCCGGTATGAAACTTTTGCCGACTATATGACCGCGCTGGAAGAAAAGCCCGCCGCCGTGAACACCGCACCGATGGTGGGGCATTCGACGCTGCGCATCGCGGCCATGACGGATATTGATCGGCCCGCGACCGCAGGCGAAATCGCCGAGATGCGTCGCCTGCTGCGGGAAGCCATCGAGGCCGGAGCGGTCGGCTTCAGCACGGGTCTTTTCTACCCCTCCAGCCGGGCTGCGCCGGCGGAAGAGGTGGTTGCGGTGCTTCAGGCTCTGGAAGGGTCGCAAGCGGTCTACACCACGCATATGCGCGATGAGGCGGACGAGATAGACGCATCGCTGGAAGAAAGTTTTGAAACAGCGCGGCAGGCCAATGTGCCGCTCATCATTTCGCACCACAAATGCATGGGCAAGCGCAATTTCGGACGCACCACCGAAACGCTCAAACGGATCGAACGCGCCGCCCAGGAGCAGGACGTCAGCTTCGACGTCTATCCTTATGAGGCGGGTTCAACGGTGCTTTTGCAGGATCTTGCCGACAAGTCATATCGTGTGCGGCTGACCCGTTCAAAACCCCATCCTGAAATGGTCGGCCGGGAACTGGCGGATGTCGCGGCGGAATGGGGCGTGACAGAGCATGAAGCGATGCAGCGCTTAAGTCCCGGCGGCGCGGTCTATTACATGATGGATCAGGCCGATGTGGATCGTGTGCTCAAACATGATCTGGCGATGATCGGATCGGATGGCATGCCGCATGACCATTTTCCGCATCCGCGGCTCTGGGGCACGTTCCCGCGTGTCCTCGGGCATTATGCGCGGGACCGGGGTCTCTTTTCGCTGGAAATGGCGATCCATCGCATGACGGGTCTTACGGCCCGGAAGTTCCATCTGGAAGGGCGGGGCACGATCAGCGAGGGCGCTTTTGCCGACCTCGTCCTGCTCGATCCGGAAAAGATCATCGACCGTGCGACCTTCGACGACCCGACCGCGCCTGCGGACGGCATTCAGGCGGTTTTCGTCAATGGCGAAGCCGTCCTTGACAAAGGCGCTCTGACAGCCGCTCGCCCCGGACGGGTTCTAAGGCATGCGGAAGTGCGGGAAAGCGCGGTTCTCTGA
- a CDS encoding MFS transporter: protein MSNAAPSSPASAASAPSNLNKGFVISLLFASHFLTYLDRAVMATAIPFISAEFGLSSVAAGSVLSAFFFGYALMQIPAGILADRFGPARLLLTAVILWTIFTGMTGLVHSLAAMIVVRVLFGLSEGPAPAGVSKTIASVFPREQIGRTNGVVLSATLLGSAAAPAFVTTIVLHWGWRGAFLSLLAPGFLLALAVYRVLGRSPELAPAKHQAERKDIGGSGESAWKTVLGSSQMRWCLATTFIASCVNWGLQNWLPTYLLKARGFGIAEMGMFASVPYAAGALGYLLGGYAGDRLFVGRRNILVLLCFITSAASTYAAAVASNGGIAVAFMTVTFLMLSMGLSNLFSLPLLLVPVTAVGRSFGVINTGAQIAGFVSPLLIGAVLDASNQNFSLVLYLVVGLLVASGITASRIR, encoded by the coding sequence ATGAGCAACGCAGCTCCATCCAGCCCAGCGAGCGCGGCCAGTGCGCCCTCGAACCTCAACAAGGGGTTCGTGATCTCGCTCCTGTTCGCCTCTCATTTTCTGACCTATCTCGACCGGGCGGTCATGGCCACGGCCATTCCCTTCATCAGTGCTGAATTCGGCCTGTCATCGGTCGCTGCGGGATCGGTGCTCAGCGCCTTTTTCTTCGGCTACGCCCTGATGCAAATTCCAGCGGGCATTCTGGCCGACAGATTTGGTCCGGCCCGTCTGCTCCTGACCGCGGTCATTCTGTGGACCATCTTCACGGGCATGACGGGGCTTGTGCATTCGCTGGCGGCGATGATCGTGGTCCGGGTGCTTTTCGGCCTGAGCGAGGGACCGGCGCCTGCCGGTGTGTCCAAGACGATTGCCTCAGTTTTTCCCCGCGAGCAGATCGGGAGAACGAATGGGGTCGTTCTTTCCGCGACGCTGCTCGGCAGCGCCGCCGCCCCGGCGTTCGTCACGACGATTGTCCTGCACTGGGGATGGCGCGGAGCATTTTTGAGCCTGCTCGCACCCGGCTTTCTGCTGGCGCTGGCCGTTTACAGGGTGCTGGGCCGGTCCCCCGAATTGGCCCCGGCGAAACATCAGGCCGAGCGGAAAGATATTGGCGGCAGCGGGGAATCCGCGTGGAAAACCGTGCTTGGCTCCTCGCAGATGCGCTGGTGCCTGGCGACGACGTTCATCGCAAGCTGCGTCAACTGGGGCTTGCAGAACTGGCTGCCGACCTATCTGCTCAAGGCACGCGGGTTTGGCATTGCCGAAATGGGCATGTTTGCATCGGTGCCCTATGCGGCGGGTGCGCTCGGTTATCTTCTGGGCGGCTACGCCGGCGACCGACTGTTCGTTGGCCGGCGCAATATTCTCGTCCTGCTTTGCTTCATCACCTCTGCCGCGAGCACATATGCTGCAGCGGTCGCATCGAACGGCGGCATCGCCGTGGCGTTCATGACCGTAACATTTCTGATGCTGAGCATGGGCCTGAGCAACCTTTTCAGTTTACCCCTGTTGCTCGTCCCGGTGACGGCGGTCGGCAGGTCGTTCGGGGTCATCAACACAGGCGCCCAGATCGCCGGCTTCGTTTCACCGCTGCTGATCGGGGCAGTGCTCGATGCCTCCAATCAGAACTTTTCCCTCGTGCTCTATCTCGTCGTCGGTCTGCTCGTGGCCAGCGGCATCACAGCCAGCCGCATCCGGTAG
- a CDS encoding copper resistance protein B produces the protein MRKFILLSALFASAPVSAQQAMTDSSPHADHAMSMPMTEGDAQCPPEHAAMGHCTPQAEAVTPPHAGPSAAALSGPEYAADAVWGAGAMEPARRSVYAEHGFMNTGKILIDRLEYAAQKGRDGYSWEGDAWYGGDYNRLWTKFRGEGAAGKAIESAEVQALWSRALDPWFNIQAGVRYDIRPKPDRAHLAVGIEGLAPYLFDVNAALFLSDRGDLTARVEAEYDQRITNRLILQPSVEVNLAAQDVRSVDVGAGLSSVEAGLRLRYEFVPEFAPYFGFEYEGLVGRTARLARAGGEDANRAKFVIGIRTWF, from the coding sequence ATGCGCAAGTTTATCCTGTTGTCCGCGCTCTTCGCATCGGCCCCGGTTAGCGCGCAGCAGGCCATGACCGATTCCAGCCCGCACGCCGATCACGCCATGTCGATGCCGATGACAGAAGGCGACGCACAGTGCCCGCCCGAGCATGCCGCGATGGGGCATTGCACTCCGCAGGCAGAAGCGGTGACGCCGCCGCACGCCGGTCCTTCAGCCGCGGCTTTGAGCGGTCCCGAATATGCCGCCGATGCAGTTTGGGGCGCCGGAGCCATGGAGCCGGCGCGTCGCTCGGTCTACGCCGAGCACGGCTTCATGAACACAGGCAAGATCCTGATCGACCGGCTGGAATATGCCGCTCAGAAGGGGCGGGACGGATATTCCTGGGAAGGAGACGCTTGGTATGGCGGCGACTATAACCGGCTCTGGACCAAATTTCGCGGGGAAGGGGCTGCAGGCAAGGCGATAGAGTCCGCTGAAGTGCAGGCGCTATGGAGCCGTGCGCTGGACCCCTGGTTCAATATTCAGGCAGGCGTCCGCTACGACATTCGGCCAAAGCCGGACCGCGCGCATCTTGCGGTAGGCATCGAGGGTCTCGCCCCTTATTTGTTTGACGTCAATGCCGCCCTGTTCCTGTCCGATCGCGGCGACCTGACCGCGCGGGTCGAGGCTGAATATGACCAGCGCATTACCAACCGGCTGATTCTGCAACCGAGTGTTGAGGTCAATTTGGCCGCGCAGGATGTGCGGTCGGTCGATGTCGGCGCCGGTCTCTCCTCAGTAGAAGCAGGGTTGCGGCTGCGATATGAATTTGTGCCCGAGTTCGCGCCCTATTTTGGCTTTGAATATGAAGGACTTGTCGGCCGGACTGCCCGTTTGGCCCGCGCGGGCGGAGAAGACGCAAATCGCGCCAAATTCGTGATCGGAATACGGACGTGGTTCTGA